Genomic window (Bosea vaviloviae):
TCGGGGCCGTCGACCCGCCTGACCCCGGAAATGATCGCTTTGGTCGCCGAGCAGGTCGTCGAGGCTGCGGACGGCATATCGCGGGGGCTCGGCTATCGGGGAGGCCAGGGTTAGCCGCTTTCCGTCTCTGGAGCCCGCCCGTCAGCGCCCTGTTTTTCACGCCCTCTCGCGACCGGAACTTCGTTCCCAGATCACCGCGCCTGGGCCGTCCACATGCGCTTACCCGCTTGACGGAGGCTTGCTGATGCAAGCACAGGCTATCTGTTAGATCACGCCGCATTCGAACGAAATCGTTCGAATGCGGAAAAACGTGATCGATTCTAAAGTTTGAGAGCATTGCTCGCGCGAAAAACCGGTACTCGCTTTTTCGCGCAATGCTCTACCAAAAAATTGGGACGGGAAACGCATTGGCGACGGGACAGCCGGGGATGACAGAGGCGAGGGTCTTCCGCCGCCGCATCTATCACATTGGTGGCTATGACCATGCGCGCCCGGAGATTGTGCATGGTCGGTTCGTCAGGGAGCTGCGGCGCTTTGAGCGCGTCTGGGCGGCGTCCGCCACGGCCTCCGAACCCACCATCGGCGAGGATCTGGCGACCTGGCAGGTGCAGACGCGCGGCGCCAATTGGCAAAGCGAGACGGAATTCTGCCTGGTCCGCTGGGACGACGTGATCGCGACGACGGGTGCCGCTCCGATGTGGCGGCGCCTTCCCGGTGGGCTGTTGTCGTTTTTCGACTTCATCCTGGCTGGAGCGTTCTGGGGATATCTGCGCGCCAGCTGGCGCTATGCGATGTTCTTTCTCTATCCCTTCCTGATCCTGGCGGTCTTGAGCTTGCTCGCGCTGGCTGGTGGGCTGGCTCTGGCGCGCTCGACCAGCTCCAGCCTGATCGGAATCGGGGCCGGCATCGGCATTTTCCTGCTTCTGTTTCATGCAGCGCAGCGCTGGCTCTATCTCGGGCTGCTCCTCGACGATTGGATTTTCTCGCGCCGCTACATCCGCCATGGCGATGCCGTTCTCGACGATCGGTTGCAGCGCGTGGCGACCGACATCGTGCAGGCGGCGCAGGGCGACGCCGTCGATGAAATCCTGATCATCGGGCACAGTCTCGGAGCCGTGCTTGCCATCGATCTGATCGATCGCGCGATCAAGGCCGGGTTGGCGCGGCAGAATGGCGGCCCTCGCATCGCGTTTCTCTCCGCCGGCTCCTCGGTGCTCAAGATCGGGCTCCATCGCGGCGCGAGCCGGCTTCGCGCCGCCGTTGCGCGCTTGAGCACCGTCCCCGCACTGTTCTGGGCCGATTACCAGGCGCGCTCGGACGTGATGAACTTCTATCGCAGCGATCCGCTGCCGTTGATGGGCCTCGCCAAGACGGACTCGCCGCTCATCCGCAGCGTCAGCATCAGGCGCATGCTCGACCCGGCGCGCTATCCCCGCATTCGCAGGAACTGGTACCGGATGCATTGCCAATTCGTCAGGGGCAACGATCGGCGCGCACCATACGACTATTTCATGTTCACCTGCGGGCCGCTCGATGCGGAACGGCAAGCACGATTGAAGGAAGGCGCCATGCACGCATTCGATACTGAGGGCAGAGTTCTCGACCCGGCCTCGTCGACGCAAGCTAGCGCAAATCCGATAGAGGCCTCCCAGCAATGACCCTGACCATCGCGAAGGCGATCTACGTCCTGCTTGCCGTCGGCTGGTATGTCATCCGGATTCCGCATGAGCGGCGCTCGCGGCGCACGCCGATCTCCCGCAGCGCCCGTGGAATGCGGGAGATCGTGTTGCTGACGATCTCGTTCACCGGGCTCGGGCTCCTGCCCTTCATCTATGTCGCAACCGGGTTTCCGCGCTTTGCGAATTATCAGTTCCAGCCGCTGCTGGCCTGGATCGGCGCCGTCGTCGCGATAGCATCCCTAGTCCTGTTCCATCTCACGCATCGCGCGCTCGGCCGCAACTGGTCGGTGTCGCTGGATCTGCGCGAGAGCCATCGCCTCGTCACCGAAGGCGTCTACCGCTATGTCCGGCATCCCATGTATTCGGCCTTCTGGCTCTGGGCGGTCGCGCAGGCCTTGCTGCTGCCGAACCTTATCGCCGGCCTGTCGGGCCTGGTCGGTTTCGGCATTCTGTATTCCTTTCGCGTTGCACAAGAGGAACGCTTGATGCTCGACGCCTTCGGAGCGGAATATGCTGACTACATGGCGCGCACGGGCCGCGTCGTGCCGAGAATCAGCTAGGGAACATAAAAGCTTTCGCCGCGTTTTGGAGCGTATGCAGCTCATCGCTGCAGGGTAGCTGTTAAGCCTCATCGGAAACCATAAATCAGAACACTTTAACCTCTTAGGCTTAGGTGATTGAAAACGCAGGCGATCTGGCATACTCTGCAGCGTGCCTCACGACCGTTGTCCGGCACGGAAAATGGGTATGGTGTTGCGCATCCGCACTAGTAGTCGAATGACTATCATCCATAGTTAGACTGTTCTCAACGAGGGCGAATCAATGAAAAAGCTTCTGGTGTTGACCGTGTCTGTTGCGCTGATGGGCGTCGGAGGATGTGCATCGCTTGGCAAGGGCAAAGGCAAAGCCCCGCCGCCATCTGCTGCACCGATTGTGACGAAGGGCTAGTTCCAGCCCAATAGAAAACGGCCGGTCCAACCGGCCGTTTTCTTATTCTGGATATGCGATGACTCCGGTCATTCGATGATACGGCGACAGCGATCGCTGTGCCGATATGCGTTCCTCGCGAAAGCAGGAGTTATGCGGTGTGGTTTGACCTGAACCAACGAGCGCGCTCTTGGGCCTATATAGCCTGCACTGCAGGCCTGTTCTGCGGCTTCGGCCCGCTCCCAACCCAAGCGCAAGATCGCTTCTCATCCCCTGACGAGAATCGGATAACCGCCACGCAGGACGCTCCGCCCGTCCGCGGAACCCGGCATCGCGTACCGCGACGGGAGATGAGCCAGAGGGCCGACCAGTATTTCGTGGAATTTCGGTCGCGCTACGCCCTCAGCTATGGCCATACCTTTCTCGTCCATGGCCGGCTGAACGCCAGGGGCGAGGTCGGCCAGGTCACGGCCGATCAGGTCGCCGGGCTACATCCCGCAGGCGAAGGCCCGCAGCTTTGGTCCGTCGGGCATGTTTTGCCTGTTCCGGCCGAAACCGGCCCCAGCGATGGCGATCTCGAAGATGAATACATCTCGGCGCGCTTCCGGGTTCCCTTGAACGAGGCTCAATATCGCCGCGTCGCAGCCTATATCAGGAACAAGCAGAAGACCTCTCCGACCTGGCATGCGGTGCTCTATAACTGCAACAGATGGGTCGGCGAGGTCGCGACGTTCATGGGGTTGCAGGCGCCCAACAACACCCTGCTCTATCCGGCCGATTACATCGCCAGCCTGCGGTCTCTCAACCGCAGCAGGGTTACGGACTCGGCCTTTTCGGCTCATCGCGTTCAATAAGCGAGAACGCTTCCGGTCCTCGCGCGCTGCCATGTCATGGCGGCGCGCAAGTTCGCTCGAAAACGCTCTAGCAGGCTGCTGAAGAAGTCTGTTCTGGCTCTTGGTTTAGATGGTCTTTGCTGTTTTGGCAGCGACTGGCGCAGCTGGGAAGCGTCGGCGGCTTGTCTTCTGGTGGATGCTGCTGCCGGAGCGTGGCTTGGTCCGCTTGGCGCTGCCCTTCATGCGGTCGCCTGGGCTAGAAGCTTGGGGATGCGGACGAGGTTGTAGGCGGCAACTGCGAAGGTGAAGACCGCCTCGGCCTTGGTCCGGGACCGGACCTTGACCTTGGCCAGCCCGGCCTGGGTCTTGATCCAGCCGAAGACCTCCTCGATGCGCTTGCGGCAACGCTGGCTGATCGCGTAGCCGGGATGGCGGGTGATGCGGCCGTCGATGGCGGTCTTGCGCACCTTGCCGGTCTTGGACACCGCGCCGTTGATGGCGATGTGCGGCGTCACCTGGCGCGCCCGCAGGTCGCCCACGAAGGCCTCGACATCGTAGGCCTTGTCGGCTCCCAACGTGATCCGATGCCGGCTTTCGCGCCGGTCGAGCATCGCAAGCGTTGCCTCGCGCTCGGCCGTGCCGGTGGCGTGGGTCAGCGTCGCGTCCACCACGAGGCCATGGCGGTTCTCCATCAGCGCATGGCCTATGAAGCACAGCCGGCTCTCGTGCCCGTCGCTCTTGCGATAGAGCCGGGCATCGGGATCGGTGGTCGAGGCATGGGTTACATTCGAGCGCTTTTCCTTGCGGAAGTTGCGCTCGCCGTTGCGGCCAGGCCCAGGCGGCTCGTCCGAGCCGTCCTTGCGCCGGAAGCTCTTCATCGAGGCCCAGGCATCGATCAGCGTGCCATCGACGGAGAAGTGGTCGCTCGACAGGAGCTGCTTCACCTGGCGCAAAGCCAGCAGCCCCGACAGGAAGGTGTGGGCCACATCCGCTTCCAGAAGCCGGTCGCGGTTGTGCGTGAACACCGTCGGGTGCCAGACCGCGGCATCCATCTCAAGCCCGACGAACCACCGGAACAGCAGATTGTAGTCGATCTGCTCCATCAGCATCCGCTCGGAGCGAACCGAGAAGAACGCCTGCAGCAGCGTCGCGCGCAGCAGCATCTCCGGTGGGATCGAGGGCCGACCCATCTGCGAATACAGCGTCTCGAAGCGACCGTTCAGACCCGCCAGAACCTCGTCCGCCAAAGCCCGGATCGCTCGCAGCGGATGATCCGCAGGAACCCGCTCTTCCAGCCGGATGTAGCTGAACAGGCTATCCGACCGATCCTCACGTCCCCGCATCGCAAGACCCCGCATCTGCCTCAGACAGAATGAATCATCTCCAAGACGATCCCGCCAGAGACTTCTGCAGCAGCCTGCTAGCGATCAGCGCAGGACCAGGACCGGGGTTCCGACCGAGACGCGTTCGAACAGATCGACGATATCGTCGTTGAACATCCGAAAGCAGCCATAGGATGCGAAGGTGCCGATGGATTCAGGCCGATTGGTGCCATGGATCGCATATTGGCCGCCGCCGGACAGCGTCAGCGCCCGCGCGCCCATCGGGTTGCGTGGCGAGCCGCCTGGAATGACGTCCGGCAGTTTCGGGTTGTCGCGCTTGATCTCGTCGGGCGGCGACCAGGCAGGTTCGACATGCTTGCCCTCGACCAGCACCTCGCCAAGCCATTGCTTGGAGGCCTTTCCGACGGCGACCTGGTACCGGATGGCGGTGCCATCGCCCCGCACCCAGTACAGACGCCGCTCCTTGGTCTTGATGACGATCGCGCCCGCCGCCGCCTCACCCTTATAGGCAACGACTTCGCGGGCTTTGGCCGGCATGGCAACCGCCAACGCAAGCAATACGAGACTTGTCCGCAACATCTCTTGTGAGCCCCAGCCAGTGCAGAGCAGCAAGACCACCATAACTCAGTAACCCGTGGATTTCCAACCGGAAATTGCCAGCCGATGGGGCTGGCACAAGAAGCTGGCAGCGCCCAAGCACCCTCCCCTGAATCGCCAATCCGGGACCGCAGAACGCTCGACCATCCGGGATTGGAATATTCGAGACCCGGGGGCTGGAGCGCCGGCTGCCCAGCTCCGGTCCCTCGCGAAGGCGCAGGCTCGGCCTGACTGTAAGGGCGTCCCAGCCCCTCCTATACCATCGTATATTTCGCGACCCCATGGTCCGATTGACCGGATATGCCCCCGCGAGCACAGAGGGCATGTCTTCACCGCGCTCGCGGTCCGAAGAGACTTAGCAACAACCGGTCCAGCCCTTCCCGGGATGAAGACCCTAGCGATCGATCGACCATGGCTCCCGGCCGTGGGCGAGAGGTCATGCCGTCAGCATGGATCACGTTCGGTACAGGCCTGCGGGCGGAGCTTCGAGCGATCCGAGGAGGTGGATCATGAGCAACATCATTCTCTTCCGCAGCCGGGCGGCCCTTTCCAGCCGAGGCCGGGGCGACGGCATCGGTTTCAGCAAGAACGCCTGCGCGATCGTTCGCCTGCATCCCGCACGGCGTCCAACACCGGTCGCGGTATGGCGTCTCAACGCAGCCGGTCGCCTGGAATGCCGCTGGGCCAGCCAGGAGAGCGGTTCCCTCGACGAGGCCCGACCTTGTGACGGCTGGAACGACCGGGCGGCTTGAGCCGCTTGGTCGAGCCGACCGCCCCCTTGCATGCGAGATCGCGGCGACACGATCGCCCGACCGGCAACAGAAGCCCGAGGTGACCCATGGTGTTTCTCTCAAATGACCGAGGCGCTCACAGCGCGCTGGCTGCGCTCACTCGCAACCGCATCCTGCCCAACATCTACGATCTGGCCGCCTTCTCGCTGCTCGCAGCGGTCGCCGTGCTGGCGTTCCATGGCGCCGCCGGGATGCGCTCGCCGCTGGAGGGCCTTGCCACCACACCGGTCGCGCTCGATCCGATCCTGTTGCCGGAATACGCGCTCCGCACAACGCTCAGGATGTTCGCGGCGATCATCGCCTCGCTGATCTTCACCTTTGTCGTCGCGACACTCGCCGCCAAGAGCCGGCGCGCCGAGATGATCATCATTCCGGCGCTCGACATCCTGCAGTCGGTGCCGGTTCTCGGCTTCCTGACCTTCACCGTCACCTTCTTCATGGGCCTGTTCCCGGGCAGCCAGCTCGGGGCCGAATGCGCCGCGATCTTTGCGATCTTCACCAGCCAGGCCTGGAACATGGCCTTTTCCTTCTACCAGTCGCTCAGGACCGTGCCGCGCGATCTCGACGAAGTCAGCCGCGGCTTTGGCCTCTCGTCCTGGCAGCGTTTCTGGCGGCTGGAGGCTCCCTTTGCGACGCCGGGCCTGGTCTGGAACACGATGATGTCGATGTCGGGCGGCTGGTTCTTCGTGGTCGCCTCCGAGGCGATCACGGTGGGCGACACGACCGTCCAATTACCGGGGCTTGGCTCCTGGCTCGCACTCGCCATCAAGGAGCAGGACTTCGCCGCCGTCGCCTGGGCGGTGCTGGCCATGGCGATCGTGATCGGCCTGTATGACCAGCTCCTGTTCCGCCCCATCGTCGCCTGGGCCGACAAGTTCCGCTTCGAGCAGACGGCCGGCCAGCAGAAGCCGCACTCCTGGGTCTATGGGCTGATCCGGCGCACGCGTCTGCTCAAATATCTCTCGGCCCCATTCGCCTGGCTCTGGAATCGGCTCCTGCTGGTGCGGCTGTCGCATACGCGCCGCGCCGCGCCGGCGCGCAGGCGAGACGCACAGGCGACCACGCGGGCAGTCGACTATGCCTGGCTCGGCCTGATCATCGCCATCGGCACTTGGGGTGCCTGGACGGCCGTGTCCTATGTCGGCCAGAGCTTGTCCCTGTCCGACGTCTGGGACCCCTTGGGCCGCGGCCTCGTCACTCTGCTCAGGGTCATCGTGCTCATCGCGGTAGCCAGCCTGATCTGGGTGCCGCTGGGCGTCTGGATCGGCCTGCGGCCGGCCGTGGCCGAGCGCGTCCAGCCGATCGCGCAGTTCCTGGCGGCCTTTCCCGCCAATGTGCTGTTTCCCTTCGCGGTCGTCGCCATCGTCGCGACCGGCGCGAACGCCGACATCTGGCTCTCGCCTCTGATGGTGCTCGGCACGCAATGGTACATCCTGTTCAACGTGATCGCAGGCGCGAGCGCCTTTCCGACCGATCTGCGCGAGGTCTCCTCGGTCTACCAGCTGCGCTCCTGGACCTGGTGGCGGCGCGTCATGCTGCCGGGGATCTTCCCCTATTACGTCACCGGGGCGCTGACGGCATCGGGCG
Coding sequences:
- a CDS encoding protein-S-isoprenylcysteine O-methyltransferase, which translates into the protein MTLTIAKAIYVLLAVGWYVIRIPHERRSRRTPISRSARGMREIVLLTISFTGLGLLPFIYVATGFPRFANYQFQPLLAWIGAVVAIASLVLFHLTHRALGRNWSVSLDLRESHRLVTEGVYRYVRHPMYSAFWLWAVAQALLLPNLIAGLSGLVGFGILYSFRVAQEERLMLDAFGAEYADYMARTGRVVPRIS
- a CDS encoding IS5 family transposase, encoding MRGREDRSDSLFSYIRLEERVPADHPLRAIRALADEVLAGLNGRFETLYSQMGRPSIPPEMLLRATLLQAFFSVRSERMLMEQIDYNLLFRWFVGLEMDAAVWHPTVFTHNRDRLLEADVAHTFLSGLLALRQVKQLLSSDHFSVDGTLIDAWASMKSFRRKDGSDEPPGPGRNGERNFRKEKRSNVTHASTTDPDARLYRKSDGHESRLCFIGHALMENRHGLVVDATLTHATGTAEREATLAMLDRRESRHRITLGADKAYDVEAFVGDLRARQVTPHIAINGAVSKTGKVRKTAIDGRITRHPGYAISQRCRKRIEEVFGWIKTQAGLAKVKVRSRTKAEAVFTFAVAAYNLVRIPKLLAQATA
- a CDS encoding ABC transporter permease, with protein sequence MVFLSNDRGAHSALAALTRNRILPNIYDLAAFSLLAAVAVLAFHGAAGMRSPLEGLATTPVALDPILLPEYALRTTLRMFAAIIASLIFTFVVATLAAKSRRAEMIIIPALDILQSVPVLGFLTFTVTFFMGLFPGSQLGAECAAIFAIFTSQAWNMAFSFYQSLRTVPRDLDEVSRGFGLSSWQRFWRLEAPFATPGLVWNTMMSMSGGWFFVVASEAITVGDTTVQLPGLGSWLALAIKEQDFAAVAWAVLAMAIVIGLYDQLLFRPIVAWADKFRFEQTAGQQKPHSWVYGLIRRTRLLKYLSAPFAWLWNRLLLVRLSHTRRAAPARRRDAQATTRAVDYAWLGLIIAIGTWGAWTAVSYVGQSLSLSDVWDPLGRGLVTLLRVIVLIAVASLIWVPLGVWIGLRPAVAERVQPIAQFLAAFPANVLFPFAVVAIVATGANADIWLSPLMVLGTQWYILFNVIAGASAFPTDLREVSSVYQLRSWTWWRRVMLPGIFPYYVTGALTASGGSWNASIVAEVVSWGDTKLEAYGLGSYIAKATETGDFPRVILGIAVMSLFVTLFNRTLWRPLYVFAERRLRLD
- a CDS encoding L,D-transpeptidase, yielding MLRTSLVLLALAVAMPAKAREVVAYKGEAAAGAIVIKTKERRLYWVRGDGTAIRYQVAVGKASKQWLGEVLVEGKHVEPAWSPPDEIKRDNPKLPDVIPGGSPRNPMGARALTLSGGGQYAIHGTNRPESIGTFASYGCFRMFNDDIVDLFERVSVGTPVLVLR
- a CDS encoding ABC transporter; the encoded protein is MKKLLVLTVSVALMGVGGCASLGKGKGKAPPPSAAPIVTKG